TAAATTACGGTGGAAACTTATTACTCAGTACTGACGATAGAATTGGGAATTTAGGCAACAGCATTGGTCAAGGTGTAGCTACCACAAATACCTATTTGGAAGTATCAGCTTCATACATGCTTTTGCAAAATTTGTTTGTCGACCTCAGGAATATCTATAGAAGCTTTGACAGTGACATCAGTTCGCGCACCAAAACTAGCTTTATCACCATGCTTTCCCTTCGATGGAATCTTCCACAAAGACAGCATGAATTCTGATTTAAATATGCATAACTTGCCACCGAATTACTGCTTATGAGCACTTACGGTCGGATTATTTCATACGCCAAGCCTTATCACAGGTACTTCCCTCAATACATTGTTTTTGCCTTGCTGGCTATCATCTTCAGCTTGTTAAACCTTGCCTTACTCGAACCTTTGTTCGCAGTAATATTTGAAAATGATGACGATGGAAAAAACCTAGCCGAACTCGCTGACACCACAGGGTTGTCGTTTGGTGTAGACTATATAAAGGCTAGTTTTTATCAAGAACTTATCAAGTTTCGAGATACTTATGGACAAAGTAGCATGCTGATCTATGTGAGTATAGTGATCGGCATATCTGCACTGTTATCAAACTTGTTCACCTATATCTCAAATGTGATTATGGGCTATATGCGAGCAGATTTAATCGAAAAAATCCGTAATAAGGTCTTCAATAGTACTTCAAAGCTTCATTTAGGATTCTTTGCTGGAGAGAGAAAGGGTGACATTATGTCTAGGATGACTAATGACGTGCAAGAAATTGAAGTTACACTCATGAGTTCCATTAAGGTGTTCTTCCGAGAGCCTGCGACAATAATTCTCTACCTAGCTTTTCTATTTAGTTCATCGGTAAAGCTCACTTTGTTCACGCTGATCTTCTTCCCGATCATGGGATTGATAATTTCCGAAATCGTCAAAAAACTCAAGAAAAAGGCCAAGCTAAGCCAGGAAAGTCTAGGAAGAATCGTAAACCTGATGGATGAGACATTTGGTGGAATGCGGGTTATTAAAGCATTTAATGCACGAGATTATGTGGGAAACCTCTTTGAAACAGAAACTAGGACGTATAGAAAAATCAACGTTTCTATGGCTCGTAAAAATGAGCTAGCCTCACCTGTTTCGCAGTTCTTGGGTATTCTGGTGGTTGCCACACTATTGGTGGTTGGAGGAAACCTTGTCTTAGATGGAGAAACGACCATGAAGGCACCTGGTCTATTGGTCTACATCGTGGTTTTCAGTCAGATTTTAAACCCGGCCAAGAGTATTTCACAATCAATCAGTAATATCCAGCGTGGAATGGCCTCGGCAGAGCGAATCTTTAAGTTAATAGACGAAAAACCTCTTATCCAGGATAGCGACAAGGTTCAGGATAAGACAAATTTCGAATCTGAGATTAGCTTTAAAAATGTTGGCTTTACCTACGAAAAAGAAGCTGTCTTAAAAAGCATCAACCTTACCATCAAAAAAGGCCAAACGATCGCCTTGGTTGGTTCTTCAGGTGCAGGAAAATCCACGTTAGCTGATCTTGTTCCTCGCTTTTATGATACCACCGAAGGAGATATTACCATTGATGGTGTTTCGATTAAAGATATAAAAGTGGACGCTTTGCGAGACCTAATGGGCATTGTGACGCAAGAGTCTATCCTTTTTAATGACACTGTCGCTAAAAATATAGCGTTTGCCATGCCAAATGCCAATCAGGATGACATTGTGAAAGCCGCTAAAATTGCAAATGCGCACGATTTCATCATGGAACTTGAAAATGGTTATGAAACAAGTGTAGGTGAGCGTGGCGGGAAACTTTCTGGCGGTCAAAGACAAAGGCTCAGCATTGCACGCGCGATTATGAAAAACCCACCAATTTTGATTTTGGATGAGGCTACTTCCGCCCTAGACACAGAATCAGAAAAGCTAGTCCAGGAGGCACTTACCAACCTTATGAAGAACAGAACTTCTTTAGTAATTGCCCACAGACTCAGTACCATCCAACATGCCGATAATATATTGGTAATGGACAAGGGGCAAATTGTCGAACAAGGAAACCACGAGGCTCTAATTCAGCAAAAAGGCATCTACGATAAACTCATTAATATGCAGTCGATAGCTTAAAGGCCTTGATTCTTGTTTTATTAAATTAAAATCAGTTTATTCCACTAATAATTATAATATGAGTCATCGGAAACTAATTTTAGACGAACTGAAAGAAGCAGCTAAAGTGCTCGATCAATTTCTTTCAGATGATGCTAACCTCTCTCTAATAGAAAGTGCAGCAAAAACGATGTCTGATGCTATAAATAATGGAGGGAAGATATTTTCATGTGGAAATGGTGGCTCCCATTGCGATGCCATGCATTTTGCCGAAGAATTGACTGGAAGATATAGGGAGGACAGAAAAGCACTACCAGCGATTGCTATTTCAGACCCTAGTCATATTTCATGTGTTTCTAATGACTTTGGTTACGACTTTATCTTCTCGCGATATATAGAGGGTTTGGGAAGTGCCGGCGATGTACTTTTAGGGATTAGCACGAGCGGCAATTCCAAAAACGTTTTACGGGCGGCCGAAATGGCAAAGCAAAAAAAGATGAAGGTAGTGGCATTGACAGGCAAAAACGGAGGGCCACTTGCCGATGTCGCCGATATTGAGATTCGTGTACCCCATTTTGGCTATGCTGACAGAATTCAGGAAATCCATATCAAGATTATCCACATTTTAATTCAATTGATAGAAAAACAAACCCTTGATTCTCAGTAAAGGATTCGGTAGCGCTGTCTACGGCGTAGACGCTCAAATAATTACGATTGAAGTTAATATCGTTGACGGATTAAAATTCCATCTATCAGGTCTTCCAGACAACGCAGTCAAAGAAAGCCAGCACAGAATAGAATCTGTTTTTAAGTATTACGGTTACCGTATGCCACGTAGAAAAGTGGTGGTGAATATGGCACCCGCCGATATCCGTAAAGAAGGTTCGGCATACGACCTCCCGATCGCACTCGGTGTATTGAAAACATCGGGTCAAATTCAAGCCGAATCACTTGATAAATTTGTCGTCATGGGCGAGCTGGCGTTAGATGGCACTCTTCGCCCGATCAAAGGTGCCCTACCAATTGCCATTGAAGCCCGAAAGAAAGGTTTTAAAGGATTCATTCTACCAGAAGAAAATGCTAATGAAGCAGCGATCGTTAATGATCTAGACGTTATTGGTGTAAAAAGCCTACAAGAGGCGATCGATTACTTGGATAATAAAAGACAGATTGACCCTGTAATCTATGATACGCGAGAGCATTTCTATGATAACCTGGATAACTATGAAGCCGATTTTGCCCACGTGCAAGGTCAAGAAAACATAAAGCGTGCGCTAGAAATAGCTGCAGCTGGAGGTCACAATGTTATCATGATTGGCCCACCAGGGGCCGGAAAAACCATGTTAGCCAAAAGACTTCCTTCAATTTTACCACCACTCTCCCTTCATGAGGCTCTAGAAACAACTAAGATTCACTCTGTAGCTGGGCGGTTAGGAAGCAACGCCGAACTTATTACCCAAAGGCCATATAGAAGTCCACATCATACAATATCTGATGTCGCCTTGGTTGGAGGTGGTGGCGTACCACAACCGGGAGAAATTTCGCTAGCACACAATGGTATCCTATTTTTAGATGAACTTCCTGAGTTCAAAAGAACGGTCTTAGAAGTAATGCGCCAACCGCTTGAAGAAAGAAAAGTCACTATTTCTAGAGCGAAATTAACAGTAGACTTTCCTAGTAATTTTATGCTAATCACAAGCATGAACCCTTGCCCTTGCGGCTACTATAATCACCCAGAAAAAGAATGTGTCTGCGGATCAGGACAAGTTCAGCGATACCTCAACAAAGTCAGTGGTCCCCTTTTAGATAGGATTGACTTGCATGTAGAGGTTACCCCGGTCTCCTTCGACCAAATGACGCAAAATCGCAAGGCAGAGAGTAGCGCAGAAATTCGTGAAAGAGTGATAAAAGCGCGTGAAATTCAACAGGAAAGATTAGAATCATTGGGAATTCACTCAAATGCCATGATGGGTAGTCAAATGGTCAAAGAAGTCTGTCAAATCAATGATGGAGGTCGAATTCTCTTGAAAAAAGCCATGGAGCGACTAGGGTTATCGGCTAGAGCATATGATCGTATCCTAAAAGTAAGTCGCACCATAGCCGACCTAGCAGGAAAAGATGACATTCAAATTGAGCATTTAGCGGAAGCTATCCAGTACCGTAGCTTAGACAGAGAAGGATGGGCAGGGTAAACTGTTAATTACTATCTTTTGAGTCATGTTTGAGCAAGTCCTTAAATCGATCGAAAAATTTGGCAGTTTCAGTGAACTGGAACAAAAAATGCTCTGCGATGTGATGGCTAAAAGGACAGTCCGCAAAGGCGAATTCCTATTGAGGCAAGGTGATATAAGTCGAACTACATACTTTATAAATCAAGGCAGCATAAGACACTTTAGAGACATTGATGGATTCAATGAACTGACAGTCAATCTCTTTACAGAAGGGGACTGGGTGCTGGATCATAAGAGTTTTACCAGCCAGAAACCTTCTAAAAACCATATTCAGGCGTTTGAAGATTGTGAATTGATTGAATTCGGTATGGATGCCATGCATGAACTGATCTCAAAGTCTCCTTCATTTTTCAGACTAGGTAAAATATTAGACTCTCCTCGCAGCCTCGACGACCTAAAGCTGCTATCGCCAGAGGAAAAGTATGCGCAACTATTGACTACAGCGCCGCAATTGCTGCAAAAATTCCCACTTAAACATATTGCGTCTTACTTGCACATGACACCTGAAACATTGAGCCGAGTTAGGGCTAAATACTAGCCTTTCTTGATTTGAATCAAGCAATAGTAGGTGCTTACTCAATCACTTTTGTGAGATACAAAATCTATCTCATGAAAAACTCTATTCACAAACATGCTGGCATCTCCTTGTTAACTGGAGCATTTTTAGCCACTGTTACCATGGCATTGCACCCGGTCGGGGGTAGTATCGATCACCTTATTAAGGTTTCACCGATAATCCTGACTAGTCATATCATTGCGATATTTTCGGTGCCTTTTATACTATTTGGTTTCTGGGGACTCTCTCGCCGGATTGGGTTCGATAAATCGCTATCGGTTTTAGCGTTTATTATTAGTGCAGTTGGCCTATTTGCAGTTATGCTTGCTGG
This is a stretch of genomic DNA from Roseivirga misakiensis. It encodes these proteins:
- a CDS encoding ABC transporter ATP-binding protein, which produces MSTYGRIISYAKPYHRYFPQYIVFALLAIIFSLLNLALLEPLFAVIFENDDDGKNLAELADTTGLSFGVDYIKASFYQELIKFRDTYGQSSMLIYVSIVIGISALLSNLFTYISNVIMGYMRADLIEKIRNKVFNSTSKLHLGFFAGERKGDIMSRMTNDVQEIEVTLMSSIKVFFREPATIILYLAFLFSSSVKLTLFTLIFFPIMGLIISEIVKKLKKKAKLSQESLGRIVNLMDETFGGMRVIKAFNARDYVGNLFETETRTYRKINVSMARKNELASPVSQFLGILVVATLLVVGGNLVLDGETTMKAPGLLVYIVVFSQILNPAKSISQSISNIQRGMASAERIFKLIDEKPLIQDSDKVQDKTNFESEISFKNVGFTYEKEAVLKSINLTIKKGQTIALVGSSGAGKSTLADLVPRFYDTTEGDITIDGVSIKDIKVDALRDLMGIVTQESILFNDTVAKNIAFAMPNANQDDIVKAAKIANAHDFIMELENGYETSVGERGGKLSGGQRQRLSIARAIMKNPPILILDEATSALDTESEKLVQEALTNLMKNRTSLVIAHRLSTIQHADNILVMDKGQIVEQGNHEALIQQKGIYDKLINMQSIA
- the lpcA gene encoding D-sedoheptulose 7-phosphate isomerase — its product is MSHRKLILDELKEAAKVLDQFLSDDANLSLIESAAKTMSDAINNGGKIFSCGNGGSHCDAMHFAEELTGRYREDRKALPAIAISDPSHISCVSNDFGYDFIFSRYIEGLGSAGDVLLGISTSGNSKNVLRAAEMAKQKKMKVVALTGKNGGPLADVADIEIRVPHFGYADRIQEIHIKIIHILIQLIEKQTLDSQ
- a CDS encoding YifB family Mg chelatase-like AAA ATPase; translation: MLSKGFGSAVYGVDAQIITIEVNIVDGLKFHLSGLPDNAVKESQHRIESVFKYYGYRMPRRKVVVNMAPADIRKEGSAYDLPIALGVLKTSGQIQAESLDKFVVMGELALDGTLRPIKGALPIAIEARKKGFKGFILPEENANEAAIVNDLDVIGVKSLQEAIDYLDNKRQIDPVIYDTREHFYDNLDNYEADFAHVQGQENIKRALEIAAAGGHNVIMIGPPGAGKTMLAKRLPSILPPLSLHEALETTKIHSVAGRLGSNAELITQRPYRSPHHTISDVALVGGGGVPQPGEISLAHNGILFLDELPEFKRTVLEVMRQPLEERKVTISRAKLTVDFPSNFMLITSMNPCPCGYYNHPEKECVCGSGQVQRYLNKVSGPLLDRIDLHVEVTPVSFDQMTQNRKAESSAEIRERVIKAREIQQERLESLGIHSNAMMGSQMVKEVCQINDGGRILLKKAMERLGLSARAYDRILKVSRTIADLAGKDDIQIEHLAEAIQYRSLDREGWAG
- a CDS encoding Crp/Fnr family transcriptional regulator, with product MFEQVLKSIEKFGSFSELEQKMLCDVMAKRTVRKGEFLLRQGDISRTTYFINQGSIRHFRDIDGFNELTVNLFTEGDWVLDHKSFTSQKPSKNHIQAFEDCELIEFGMDAMHELISKSPSFFRLGKILDSPRSLDDLKLLSPEEKYAQLLTTAPQLLQKFPLKHIASYLHMTPETLSRVRAKY